In the Hordeum vulgare subsp. vulgare chromosome 7H, MorexV3_pseudomolecules_assembly, whole genome shotgun sequence genome, one interval contains:
- the LOC123409927 gene encoding uncharacterized protein LOC123409927, whose protein sequence is MEPSMAPRRLWHVVRAVLFMLRKGMSKRKLSMDLQLLLHRGKIAGKALSRLMSANGHHDQAASRSAAEAPPPTSLSRRALDPALAYDTRGAGREVEFSCSNTPSYPSIQLIPTKRRRRNNNRRTHRGANGAEPGWYNYDAADIAKVFEVLNDEQLLNEVVGDGGAAALAVLATPSPALWSSFGRSPAPVRQLRITDSPFPLRDDAADLEGGLVDREADEFIKKFYDQLRRQQNLAAATPEYGYAGPAAGVAY, encoded by the coding sequence ATGGAGCCGAGCATGGCGCCGCGGAGGCTATGGCACGTGGTGCGCGCCGTGCTGTTCATGCTCCGCAAGGGCATGTCCAAGCGGAAGCTGTCCATGGATCTCCAGCTCCTCCTCCACCGCGGCAAGATCGCCGGCAAGGCCCTCAGCAGGCTCATGAGCGCCAACGGGCACCACGACCAGGCCGCGTCCAGGTCAGCAGcggaggcgccgccgccgacGTCGCTGTCGCGCCGCGCCCTCGACCCCGCGCTCGCCTACGACACGCGCGGCGCCGGCCGCGAGGTGGAGTTCAGCTGCAGCAACACCCCGTCCTACCCATCCATCCAACTCATCCCCACCAAGCGTCGCCGCCGCAACAACAACCGCCGCACGCACCGCGGCGCCAACGGCGCGGAGCCAGGATGGTACAACTACGACGCGGCCGACATTGCCAAGGTCTTCGAGGTCCTCAACGACGAGCAGCTGCTGAACGAGGTCGTCGGCGACGGCGGTGCGGCGGCCCTCGCAGTGCTGGCGACGCCGTCCCCCGCGCTGTGGTCGAGCTTCGGCCGCAGCCCGGCGCCGGTGAGGCAGCTGCGGATCACCGACTCGCCGTTCCCGCTGAGGGACGACGCGGCGGATCTGGAGGGCGGGCTGGTGGACCGGGAGGCCGACGAGTTCATCAAGAAGTTCTACGACCAGCTGCGCAGGCAGCAgaacctcgccgccgccaccccggaGTACGGCTACGCGGGTCCGGCTGCCGGCGTCGCGTACTAG